From the genome of Streptomyces sp. V1I1, one region includes:
- a CDS encoding ROK family transcriptional regulator translates to MGRLTGGDPSLLRRINSAVVLHALRGADSPTLTDLTRITGLSRPTVEGVTEGLIEAGLVVETVPEEGGARRQGRPARRFRFRAEAGHLLGVEIGSHRIAALLSGLDGRIIGAGSRDVSETAGADERLERVRVLVADVLRRAGVARSSLRAVGVGSPGIVEADGTVRLGTALPGWTGLALGERLRRSFRCPVLVENDANAAAVAEHWKGAAAESDDIVFVLAGLSPGAGSLIGGRLHRGYGGAAGEIGALHLLGREVTPEKLLSTTDEPLHPLDEQAVANVFALARQGDPQAQEAVERFIQRLVHDVAALVLALDPELVVVGGWAAGLDGVLDPLRDELSRYCLRPPRVTLSLLGEAAVATGALRLALDHVEEQLFAVETTVTARR, encoded by the coding sequence GTGGGGCGGCTGACCGGCGGAGACCCGTCGCTGCTGCGGCGGATCAACTCCGCGGTGGTACTCCATGCACTGCGGGGCGCTGACTCCCCCACGCTCACAGACCTGACCCGGATCACCGGGCTCTCCCGGCCGACCGTCGAGGGCGTGACCGAGGGGCTCATCGAGGCCGGCCTGGTCGTCGAGACCGTCCCCGAGGAGGGCGGTGCGCGCCGTCAGGGACGCCCGGCCCGGCGGTTCAGGTTCCGGGCGGAGGCCGGTCATCTGCTGGGTGTCGAGATCGGCTCGCACCGTATCGCCGCGCTGCTGTCGGGCCTGGACGGGCGCATCATCGGCGCGGGGTCCCGGGATGTGTCGGAGACGGCCGGTGCGGACGAACGGCTGGAGCGGGTGCGCGTGCTCGTCGCCGATGTGCTGCGGCGGGCCGGGGTCGCGCGCAGCAGTCTGCGCGCCGTCGGGGTCGGTTCCCCGGGGATCGTTGAGGCCGACGGAACCGTACGGCTCGGGACCGCGCTGCCCGGCTGGACCGGGCTCGCGCTCGGCGAGAGGCTGCGCAGGTCGTTCCGCTGCCCGGTGCTGGTGGAGAACGACGCGAATGCGGCCGCGGTCGCCGAGCACTGGAAGGGCGCTGCTGCCGAGTCCGACGACATCGTGTTCGTACTGGCCGGGCTCAGCCCGGGTGCGGGCTCGCTTATCGGCGGGCGGCTGCACCGCGGCTATGGCGGAGCGGCGGGCGAGATCGGAGCGCTGCATCTGCTGGGCCGCGAGGTGACCCCGGAGAAGCTGCTGTCGACGACGGACGAGCCGCTGCACCCGCTGGACGAGCAGGCGGTGGCCAATGTCTTCGCCCTCGCCAGGCAGGGCGATCCCCAGGCGCAGGAGGCGGTCGAGCGGTTCATCCAGCGCCTGGTGCACGATGTGGCGGCACTTGTGCTGGCGCTCGACCCGGAGCTGGTGGTGGTCGGCGGCTGGGCCGCGGGGCTCGACGGCGTACTCGATCCGCTGCGCGACGAGCTGTCGCGGTACTGTCTGCGGCCGCCGCGGGTGACCCTGTCGCTGCTCGGCGAGGCGGCCGTGGCGACCGGTGCGCTGCGCCTCGCGCTCGACCATGTCGAGGAACAGCTCTTCGCTGTCGAGACAACGGTGACGGCCCGCCGCTGA
- a CDS encoding response regulator transcription factor, with amino-acid sequence MPVTVLLVDDEPLVRAGLRAVLEAQPDIEVVGEAADGAAVVPLVRQLRPDVVAMDVRMPLLDGIEATRIVLRTVPQPPKILVVTTFENDEYVYEALRAGADGFLLKRARPAEIVHAVRLVAEGESLLFPAAVRSLAAEYGNRTARAAMERAALTEREASVLRLMARGLSNAEIAAELIVGAETVKSHVSAVLAKLGARDRTQAVIAAYESGFVAPA; translated from the coding sequence ATGCCCGTTACCGTTCTGCTCGTTGACGACGAACCCCTGGTCCGTGCGGGTCTGCGCGCCGTGCTGGAGGCGCAGCCCGACATCGAGGTGGTGGGCGAGGCGGCCGACGGCGCGGCCGTGGTCCCCCTCGTCCGGCAACTGCGGCCCGACGTGGTCGCGATGGACGTGCGGATGCCGCTGCTCGACGGCATCGAGGCAACCCGGATCGTGCTCCGTACGGTCCCTCAGCCGCCGAAGATCCTGGTCGTGACGACGTTCGAGAACGATGAGTACGTGTACGAGGCGCTGCGCGCGGGGGCGGACGGCTTTCTGCTCAAGCGCGCCCGGCCGGCCGAGATCGTGCACGCGGTGCGGCTGGTCGCCGAGGGCGAGTCGCTGCTGTTCCCGGCCGCGGTCCGCTCCCTGGCCGCCGAGTACGGGAATCGCACTGCCCGCGCCGCGATGGAGCGGGCCGCGCTCACCGAGCGCGAGGCGTCGGTGCTGCGGCTGATGGCCCGGGGGCTGTCCAACGCGGAGATCGCCGCCGAGCTCATCGTCGGCGCGGAGACGGTGAAGTCCCATGTCAGCGCGGTGCTCGCCAAGTTGGGCGCCCGCGACCGCACCCAGGCGGTCATCGCCGCGTACGAGTCCGGATTCGTGGCCCCTGCCTGA
- a CDS encoding ABC transporter permease, whose amino-acid sequence MLFSYYGLNFGQMAALTFGAIAMAAEYKNAGIRVSLAAVPNRELFYAAKLTVVGGPAFVVGLVTSLTCFLSGQALIDKGFGIGIGDPGALRAVVGCALYFALISLLSAGLAALLRSVTGALSLLVPLFLILPFVIGDVSRDSSAAEFLPDRAGQQILLQDPAGTLGPWSGMAVLAVWSALAITAGWWALRRRDA is encoded by the coding sequence GTGCTGTTCTCCTACTACGGCCTGAACTTCGGCCAGATGGCGGCTCTCACCTTCGGTGCCATAGCCATGGCCGCCGAGTACAAGAACGCCGGTATCCGGGTCTCCCTGGCGGCTGTTCCGAACAGGGAACTGTTCTACGCGGCCAAGCTGACCGTAGTGGGCGGGCCGGCGTTCGTCGTCGGCCTGGTCACGAGTCTGACCTGCTTCCTGTCCGGGCAGGCACTCATCGACAAGGGATTCGGCATAGGCATCGGCGACCCGGGAGCGCTGCGCGCGGTCGTCGGCTGCGCCCTCTACTTCGCGCTGATCAGCCTGCTGTCGGCCGGGCTCGCAGCCCTGCTGCGCAGTGTGACCGGTGCCCTGAGCCTGCTCGTTCCGCTGTTCCTGATACTGCCCTTCGTGATCGGGGACGTATCGCGCGACAGCAGCGCCGCCGAGTTCCTCCCGGACCGGGCGGGGCAGCAGATCCTGCTGCAGGATCCGGCGGGGACGCTGGGACCCTGGAGCGGCATGGCGGTCCTGGCGGTCTGGAGCGCCCTTGCAATAACGGCGGGCTGGTGGGCTCTGCGGCGGCGCGACGCCTGA
- the mug gene encoding G/U mismatch-specific DNA glycosylase, giving the protein MTPAELEAARDRIVPDVVTGGLSVLFCGINPGLMTAATGHHFARPGNRFWPVLHLSGFTPRQFKPAEQDELLGHGLGITNVVARATARAGELSDEEFLEGGRLLTAKVERLRPRWLAVVGVTAYRTAFGERKAKIGPQERTIGETRIWALPNPSGLNAHWTAQTMAEEFARLRAAAEEDGSLQDGSLHHGSLHHGSLGDGSLGDGSLQDR; this is encoded by the coding sequence CTGACCCCCGCCGAGCTCGAGGCCGCCCGCGACCGCATCGTTCCGGATGTGGTTACGGGCGGTCTTTCCGTGCTGTTCTGCGGCATCAACCCCGGCCTGATGACGGCGGCGACGGGCCATCACTTCGCCCGCCCCGGCAACCGGTTCTGGCCGGTGCTGCATCTGTCGGGCTTCACGCCGCGTCAGTTCAAGCCTGCGGAGCAGGACGAGCTCCTCGGCCACGGTCTCGGCATCACCAATGTGGTGGCCCGGGCGACGGCGCGCGCCGGTGAGCTGAGCGACGAGGAGTTCCTCGAGGGCGGGCGGTTGCTGACCGCGAAGGTGGAGCGGCTACGGCCGCGGTGGCTGGCGGTCGTCGGTGTGACGGCGTACCGCACGGCCTTCGGCGAGCGGAAGGCGAAGATCGGACCACAGGAGCGCACGATCGGGGAGACGAGGATCTGGGCGCTGCCCAATCCGAGCGGGCTCAACGCCCACTGGACCGCGCAGACGATGGCCGAGGAATTCGCGCGGCTGCGCGCCGCGGCCGAAGAGGACGGCTCGCTCCAGGACGGCTCGCTCCACCACGGCTCGCTCCACCACGGCTCACTCGGTGACGGCTCGCTCGGTGACGGCTCGCTCCAGGATCGCTAG
- the purB gene encoding adenylosuccinate lyase gives MTAVSAKPRIPNVLAGRYASAELAVLWSPEQKVKLERQLWLAVLRAQKDLGIEVPEAAIADYERALDQVDLASIAEREKVTRHDVKARIEEFNALAGHEQVHKGMTSRDLTENVEQLQIRLSLELMRDRTVAVLARLGKLSGEYAELVMAGRSHNVAAQATTLGKRFATAADELLVAYGRLEDLLSRYPLRGIKGPVGTAQDMLDLLGGDAAKLAELEQRIARHLGFAHAFTSVGQVYPRSLDYDVLSALVQLAAAPSSVAKTIRLMAGHELVTEGFKPGQVGSSAMPHKMNTRSCERVNGLMVILRGYASMTGELAGDQWNEGDVSCSVVRRVALPDAFFAFDGLLETFLTVLDEFGAFPAVVARELDRYLPFLATTKVLMAAVRAGVGRELAHEAIKENAVASALAMREQGAERNELLDKLAADERIPLDRAELDVLMADKLSFTGAASDQVTAVVSRIEEIVKQHPEAAGYTPGSIL, from the coding sequence GTGACTGCTGTGTCTGCGAAGCCTCGCATCCCCAATGTCCTGGCCGGCCGCTACGCCTCCGCGGAGCTGGCCGTCCTGTGGTCCCCCGAGCAGAAGGTGAAGCTGGAGCGTCAGCTCTGGCTCGCGGTGCTGCGCGCCCAGAAGGACCTCGGCATCGAGGTGCCCGAGGCCGCGATCGCCGATTACGAGCGGGCGCTCGACCAGGTCGACCTGGCGTCGATCGCCGAGCGCGAGAAGGTCACCCGCCACGATGTGAAGGCGCGGATCGAGGAGTTCAACGCGCTCGCGGGCCATGAGCAGGTCCACAAGGGCATGACCTCCCGCGACCTGACCGAGAACGTCGAGCAGCTGCAGATCCGGCTCTCGCTGGAGCTGATGCGCGACCGCACGGTCGCCGTGCTCGCCCGGCTGGGCAAGCTCTCCGGTGAGTACGCCGAGCTGGTGATGGCCGGACGGTCGCACAATGTCGCCGCGCAGGCCACGACGCTGGGCAAGCGGTTCGCGACCGCGGCCGACGAGCTGCTTGTGGCGTACGGACGGCTCGAGGACCTGCTGAGCCGCTATCCGCTGCGCGGCATCAAGGGCCCGGTCGGCACCGCGCAGGACATGCTCGACCTGCTGGGCGGCGACGCCGCGAAGCTCGCCGAGCTGGAGCAGCGCATCGCCAGGCACCTCGGCTTCGCGCACGCCTTCACCTCGGTCGGCCAGGTCTACCCCCGGTCCCTCGACTACGACGTGCTGTCCGCGCTGGTGCAGCTGGCAGCCGCGCCGTCCTCCGTCGCCAAGACGATCCGGCTGATGGCCGGCCACGAACTGGTCACCGAGGGCTTCAAGCCCGGCCAGGTCGGCTCCTCCGCGATGCCGCACAAGATGAACACCCGCTCCTGCGAGCGCGTCAACGGCCTGATGGTCATCCTGCGCGGCTACGCCTCGATGACCGGCGAGCTGGCGGGCGACCAGTGGAACGAGGGCGATGTGTCCTGCTCCGTGGTGCGCCGGGTGGCGCTGCCGGACGCGTTCTTCGCCTTCGACGGCCTACTGGAGACCTTCCTTACGGTGCTCGACGAGTTCGGCGCGTTCCCCGCCGTCGTCGCCCGTGAGCTGGACCGGTACCTCCCCTTCCTCGCCACGACCAAGGTGCTGATGGCCGCTGTACGGGCAGGGGTGGGCCGTGAACTCGCGCACGAGGCCATCAAGGAGAACGCGGTCGCATCGGCGCTGGCGATGCGCGAGCAGGGCGCCGAGCGCAATGAGCTGCTCGACAAGCTCGCCGCGGACGAGCGGATCCCGCTGGACCGGGCGGAGCTGGACGTGCTGATGGCCGACAAGCTGTCGTTCACGGGCGCGGCGAGCGACCAGGTGACGGCGGTGGTCTCCCGGATCGAGGAGATCGTCAAGCAGCACCCGGAGGCCGCCGGCTACACCCCGGGGTCGATCCTCTGA
- a CDS encoding SGNH/GDSL hydrolase family protein: MEMNASYTSFVAVGDSFTEGMSDLLPDGSYRGWADLLAGRLAARTPGFRYANLAVRGKLIGQIVDEQVDVAAAMQADVVTLVGGLNDTLRPKCDMGRVRGLLEEAVEKLTPSCGQLVLMRSPGRNGPVMERFRPRMEELFSYIDELAARHGALVVDLYEPQVLGDQRMWDVDRLHLTAEGHRRVAEAVWQTLGLDAEHDWQTLLPSAARARWAARRAGDLRFARQHLGPWIARRLTGRSSGDGRPAKRPELLPYEPPLS; encoded by the coding sequence ATGGAGATGAATGCCTCTTACACCAGTTTTGTCGCGGTCGGCGATTCCTTTACCGAAGGAATGTCCGACCTGTTGCCCGACGGTTCGTACCGAGGCTGGGCGGATCTGCTCGCGGGCCGGCTCGCCGCTCGCACGCCGGGCTTCCGGTACGCGAATCTCGCCGTGCGCGGAAAGCTCATCGGCCAGATCGTCGACGAGCAGGTGGACGTGGCGGCCGCCATGCAGGCGGATGTGGTCACGCTGGTGGGCGGGCTCAATGACACGCTGCGGCCCAAGTGCGACATGGGGCGGGTGCGCGGGCTCCTGGAGGAGGCCGTGGAGAAGCTGACGCCGTCCTGCGGTCAGCTGGTGCTGATGCGCAGCCCGGGCCGCAACGGGCCGGTGATGGAACGCTTCCGCCCCCGCATGGAGGAGCTGTTCAGTTACATCGACGAACTGGCGGCCCGCCACGGTGCGCTGGTGGTGGATCTGTACGAGCCCCAGGTCCTCGGCGACCAGCGCATGTGGGACGTCGACCGGCTGCATCTGACGGCCGAGGGGCACCGGCGGGTCGCCGAGGCCGTCTGGCAGACGCTGGGACTGGACGCGGAGCACGACTGGCAGACACTTCTGCCGTCGGCGGCACGGGCCCGTTGGGCGGCGCGGCGGGCCGGCGATCTGCGGTTCGCGCGGCAGCATCTGGGGCCGTGGATCGCGCGGCGGCTGACGGGGCGCTCATCCGGGGACGGCCGGCCGGCGAAGCGGCCCGAGCTCCTGCCGTACGAGCCGCCGCTCTCGTAG
- a CDS encoding maleylpyruvate isomerase family mycothiol-dependent enzyme: MSDALLNALAEALADLVTSIDTCDDDVLDPDTAVKWLETTGYLLDRLSPADRRALSLLMRRAAARQPDGAWRDDLLRIPEEFGLDDDQHELYCDAIEQLERRFVQTVRDVDPATPVPSCPGWTFADLVKHHGTTHRWMEHLVRTRAAERVWSRDVPLDLPENPAAYPQWLAGSAEVTLRTLRGIDPETPMWSHGADQRVRFFPRRLLFEAVIHLADAEIALGIEPRIAAGTAADGIEEFLENLPHYSWIADPLAALANGSVRLTATDTGAAWTISFGGGGFAWTKGDGSATAGVKATAGDLLLLVYGRLRADDARFGISGDRAILDAWLAATAL, from the coding sequence GTGAGTGACGCGCTGCTGAACGCGCTGGCCGAGGCGCTGGCCGATCTAGTGACCTCGATCGACACCTGTGACGACGATGTGCTCGACCCCGACACCGCGGTGAAATGGCTGGAGACAACCGGTTATCTCCTCGACCGGCTGTCGCCCGCCGACCGTCGGGCCCTGTCCCTGCTGATGCGCCGGGCCGCCGCGCGCCAGCCCGACGGAGCCTGGCGGGACGATCTGCTCCGGATCCCCGAGGAGTTCGGCCTCGACGACGACCAGCACGAGCTGTACTGCGACGCCATCGAGCAGCTGGAGCGCCGGTTCGTCCAGACCGTACGGGACGTGGACCCCGCCACGCCCGTGCCGAGCTGCCCCGGCTGGACCTTCGCCGACCTCGTCAAGCACCACGGCACGACGCATCGCTGGATGGAACATCTCGTACGGACCCGGGCCGCCGAGCGCGTCTGGTCACGGGACGTCCCTCTCGACCTGCCCGAGAACCCGGCGGCATATCCGCAGTGGCTCGCCGGCAGCGCCGAGGTCACGCTGCGCACGCTGCGCGGCATCGACCCGGAGACGCCGATGTGGTCCCACGGCGCCGACCAGCGGGTGCGCTTCTTCCCGCGCAGGCTGCTGTTCGAGGCCGTCATCCATCTCGCCGACGCGGAAATCGCCCTGGGCATCGAACCGCGAATAGCGGCGGGCACGGCGGCCGACGGCATCGAGGAGTTCCTGGAGAACCTGCCGCACTACTCCTGGATCGCCGACCCGCTCGCCGCGCTCGCGAACGGCTCGGTCAGACTGACCGCCACGGACACCGGCGCAGCCTGGACGATCAGCTTCGGGGGCGGCGGCTTCGCCTGGACGAAGGGCGATGGCTCGGCCACCGCGGGCGTCAAGGCCACGGCGGGCGATCTGCTGCTGCTCGTCTACGGACGTCTGAGGGCGGACGACGCGCGCTTCGGCATCAGTGGCGACCGCGCGATTCTCGACGCGTGGCTCGCGGCGACCGCGCTGTAA
- a CDS encoding holin, translated as MFTTDFWKATTERAVRTFAQSLVAVLTAGATNLFDVDWQAALATAGLATLLAVLTAIGAAKAGRPGPGITETTEWAVTSEVS; from the coding sequence ATGTTCACCACAGACTTCTGGAAAGCCACCACGGAGCGCGCTGTGCGCACCTTCGCGCAGTCGCTCGTCGCCGTTCTGACGGCCGGTGCGACAAACCTCTTCGACGTCGACTGGCAGGCCGCGCTCGCCACCGCCGGCCTGGCCACCCTCCTCGCCGTCCTCACCGCGATAGGCGCGGCCAAGGCCGGACGGCCAGGACCGGGCATCACCGAGACCACGGAATGGGCCGTCACCAGTGAGGTGAGTTAG
- a CDS encoding hemolysin family protein, whose protein sequence is MTVIQLLIGFLTLVVNAFFVGAEFALISVRRSQIEPEAEAGNRRARSVLWGLEHVSALLAAAQLGITLCTLVLGIVAEPAIAHLLEPVFDAVGVPHGLVHPISFVIALAAATYLHMLLGEMVPKNIALAEPTRTALLLGPPLVTLARALRPVIFTVNAFSNGLLKLLRVETRDEVSATFSDDELARLVRDADDAGLLDGRSAERLRDALKLGRRPVRDVVMPIERVVYARAGTTPEQLEQLAAESGFSRFPVLDEGRRILGYLHVKDALDATPRDVPFPVSAMRPIARVRATTPLDDVLTAMRRSRTHLAAVVDEDGTPVGLVTMEDVLRELVGRPG, encoded by the coding sequence ATGACCGTGATCCAGCTCCTCATCGGTTTTCTGACCCTGGTGGTCAACGCCTTCTTCGTCGGCGCGGAGTTCGCCCTGATCTCCGTACGCCGCAGCCAGATCGAGCCGGAGGCGGAGGCCGGGAACCGGCGGGCGCGCAGCGTCCTGTGGGGCCTTGAGCATGTCTCGGCGCTGCTGGCCGCGGCCCAGCTCGGCATCACGCTGTGCACCCTGGTGCTCGGCATCGTCGCCGAGCCGGCCATCGCGCATCTGCTGGAGCCCGTGTTCGACGCGGTGGGTGTGCCGCACGGCCTGGTGCACCCGATCTCCTTCGTGATCGCGCTGGCGGCGGCGACCTATCTGCACATGCTGCTCGGCGAAATGGTGCCGAAGAACATCGCGCTGGCCGAGCCCACGCGGACCGCGCTACTGCTCGGACCGCCGCTGGTCACGCTGGCCCGGGCGCTGCGCCCGGTGATCTTCACCGTCAACGCCTTCTCCAACGGGCTGCTGAAGCTGCTGCGGGTGGAGACGAGGGACGAGGTGTCGGCGACCTTCTCGGACGACGAACTGGCGCGGCTGGTGCGGGACGCGGACGACGCCGGGCTGCTCGACGGCCGGTCTGCCGAGCGGTTGCGCGACGCGCTGAAGCTTGGGCGCCGGCCGGTGCGCGATGTGGTGATGCCGATCGAGCGGGTGGTGTACGCACGGGCCGGGACCACGCCCGAGCAGTTGGAGCAGCTGGCGGCCGAGTCAGGGTTCTCCCGCTTCCCGGTTCTCGACGAGGGCCGCCGGATCCTCGGCTATCTCCATGTGAAGGACGCGCTGGACGCGACTCCGCGCGATGTGCCGTTCCCGGTCTCGGCGATGCGCCCGATCGCCCGGGTGCGGGCGACCACGCCGCTCGACGATGTGCTGACCGCGATGCGGCGCAGCCGTACGCATCTGGCGGCGGTGGTGGACGAGGACGGCACGCCGGTGGGACTCGTGACGATGGAGGACGTGCTGCGCGAGCTGGTGGGCAGGCCCGGCTAA
- a CDS encoding hemolysin family protein produces MTEVLLLVVAVLLSVACGAFVAAEFSLTTVERGDLERAAERGERGAAGALKAARSLTFQLSGAQLGITVTNLIVGMLAEPSIAKLIRGPLEALGVSPSVASSTALVIGTGLSTIVLMVVGELVPKNWAISSPLAVAKVVAPPQRIFTAAFKPFISHLNNTANRILRRLGMEPTEELASARSPKELVALARHSAKEGALEADTAELFVRTLNLAELTAENVMTPRVQVTALEVQATVEDVANATRATGLSRFPVYRGSLDTVVGIAHIKDVLAVPAGRRPRHPVSELLREPLLVPETLTVDRLLDRLSGKNTMAVVIDEYGGTAGVVTLEDIVEEVVGEVRDEHDPHETPDLAPAGEDADGRTLWSADGAARTDQLERVGLRVPEGPYETLAGLIATELGRIPAEGDRIDLEGWQLDVVDASGRRAARVLMHAPLPSADAAEEAGR; encoded by the coding sequence ATGACCGAAGTGCTCTTGCTCGTCGTGGCGGTGCTGCTCTCGGTCGCCTGCGGCGCCTTCGTCGCGGCGGAGTTCTCCCTCACCACGGTCGAGCGCGGCGACCTCGAGCGGGCCGCCGAGCGCGGCGAGCGCGGTGCGGCCGGCGCCCTCAAGGCCGCCCGGAGCCTCACCTTCCAGCTCTCCGGCGCCCAGCTCGGCATCACCGTCACCAACCTGATCGTCGGCATGCTCGCCGAGCCGTCCATCGCCAAGCTGATCCGCGGCCCGCTCGAGGCGCTCGGCGTCTCCCCCTCGGTGGCCTCATCCACAGCCCTGGTCATCGGCACCGGGCTGTCCACCATCGTGCTGATGGTCGTCGGCGAGCTGGTCCCGAAGAACTGGGCGATCTCCTCCCCGCTGGCCGTGGCGAAGGTGGTGGCGCCCCCGCAGCGGATCTTCACCGCCGCCTTCAAGCCCTTCATCAGCCACCTCAACAACACGGCCAACCGCATCCTGCGCCGGCTCGGCATGGAGCCGACCGAGGAGCTGGCCTCCGCGCGCAGCCCGAAGGAACTGGTCGCGCTGGCCCGCCACTCCGCGAAGGAGGGCGCGTTGGAGGCGGACACCGCCGAGCTGTTCGTACGCACCCTCAATCTGGCCGAGCTGACCGCGGAGAATGTGATGACCCCGCGGGTCCAGGTCACCGCCCTGGAGGTACAGGCCACCGTCGAGGACGTAGCCAACGCCACGCGCGCGACCGGCCTGTCCCGCTTCCCCGTCTACCGGGGCAGCCTCGACACCGTCGTCGGGATCGCGCACATCAAGGACGTGCTGGCCGTCCCTGCCGGGCGACGGCCCCGGCACCCGGTCTCCGAGCTGCTGCGCGAGCCGCTGCTCGTGCCCGAGACACTGACCGTGGACCGGCTCCTGGACCGACTGTCAGGCAAGAACACGATGGCCGTCGTCATCGACGAGTACGGCGGCACGGCCGGCGTGGTCACGCTGGAGGACATCGTGGAGGAGGTCGTCGGCGAGGTGCGCGACGAGCACGATCCGCACGAGACGCCGGACCTGGCGCCGGCCGGCGAGGACGCGGACGGGCGCACCCTGTGGTCGGCGGACGGCGCCGCCCGCACCGACCAACTTGAGCGGGTCGGGCTGCGGGTGCCGGAAGGCCCGTACGAAACACTCGCCGGACTTATCGCCACCGAACTGGGGCGCATCCCCGCTGAGGGCGACCGGATCGATCTGGAGGGCTGGCAGCTCGATGTCGTGGACGCCTCCGGACGGCGTGCGGCACGGGTACTGATGCATGCGCCGCTCCCCTCGGCCGACGCCGCCGAGGAGGCCGGACGATGA
- a CDS encoding GNAT family N-acetyltransferase, producing the protein MIDLQIRAARADEAETVLSFWKEAAEGTSITDDVHGVTRLVARDPEALILAESEGRVVGSVIAGYDGWRCSLYRLAVLPSHRRQGIASALLEAAERRFLAAGGRRGDAMVLEANERARRAWAAAGYQREDHWRRWVKPFV; encoded by the coding sequence GTGATCGACCTGCAAATACGCGCCGCCAGGGCCGACGAGGCCGAGACCGTCCTCAGCTTCTGGAAGGAAGCGGCGGAGGGCACGAGCATCACGGACGACGTGCACGGGGTCACCCGTCTTGTCGCGCGCGATCCCGAGGCGCTGATCCTCGCCGAGTCCGAGGGCCGGGTGGTGGGCTCGGTGATCGCCGGGTACGACGGGTGGCGCTGCTCGCTGTACCGGCTTGCCGTGCTGCCGTCCCATCGTCGGCAGGGGATCGCTTCGGCGCTGCTGGAGGCGGCCGAGAGGCGCTTTCTGGCCGCGGGCGGCAGGCGCGGCGACGCCATGGTCCTGGAGGCCAATGAGCGGGCCCGGCGCGCGTGGGCCGCCGCCGGGTACCAGCGCGAGGACCACTGGCGCCGCTGGGTGAAGCCGTTCGTCTGA